A genomic window from Sphingobacterium spiritivorum includes:
- a CDS encoding thymidine kinase — protein sequence MLFSEHNFGARRATYGSIEVICGSMFSGKTEELIRRLKRAQFAKLNVEIFKPSVDIRYDEQRVVSHDQNSISSTPVSNSSAILLLSADTRVVGIDEAQFFDDELPNVCVQLANKGLRVIVAGLDMDFKGKPFGPIPALMAVAEHVTKVHAVCVRCGAPANYSYRLTDNDKQVLLGEKESYEPRCRSCYYNMG from the coding sequence ATGTTATTTTCTGAACATAATTTTGGAGCGCGAAGAGCGACCTACGGAAGTATTGAGGTGATCTGCGGATCGATGTTTTCCGGTAAAACAGAAGAACTGATCAGAAGACTTAAAAGAGCGCAGTTTGCAAAACTGAATGTGGAGATTTTTAAGCCTTCTGTAGACATCCGGTATGATGAACAGCGGGTAGTGTCACATGACCAGAATAGCATCTCCTCTACTCCGGTTTCTAACTCTTCAGCGATCTTATTACTAAGTGCTGATACCCGTGTTGTAGGAATAGATGAAGCCCAGTTTTTTGATGATGAATTGCCCAATGTATGTGTACAGTTAGCAAACAAAGGATTACGTGTCATTGTGGCAGGATTGGATATGGATTTTAAAGGAAAACCCTTCGGTCCTATCCCTGCCCTCATGGCTGTAGCAGAACACGTGACAAAAGTGCATGCTGTATGTGTCCGGTGCGGTGCTCCTGCTAATTATTCTTATCGTTTAACGGATAATGATAAGCAGGTTTTATTAGGAGAAAAAGAAAGTTATGAGCCCCGATGCCGTTCCTGCTATTACAACATGGGTTAA
- a CDS encoding metal-dependent hydrolase, giving the protein MKVTYYGQSCVLFDFDGHQVLLDPFITYNPIAEHVDVNALNPEYIFVSHAHQDHVADLLTVQKNSNAIVATVVETAAWVRKQGVADDKVMEFNLGGTIETTFGKVKMVIAIHTNSTPDGAYGGWPVGYVFFVGDKKIYFAGDTALTYDMKLLEDLQLDWAFLPIGGHYTMDVEDAVKAAQFINCKRIVGIHYNTFPPITIDVEEAKRKFSDAGLQLSLPGIGETITL; this is encoded by the coding sequence ATGAAAGTTACTTATTACGGTCAATCCTGTGTGTTATTCGACTTTGACGGACATCAGGTTTTATTAGATCCTTTTATTACGTATAATCCGATTGCGGAGCATGTGGATGTCAATGCGCTTAATCCTGAATACATATTTGTCAGTCACGCACATCAGGATCATGTCGCTGACCTGCTGACGGTACAAAAAAACAGCAATGCTATCGTTGCTACAGTCGTTGAAACTGCAGCATGGGTTAGAAAACAAGGTGTTGCGGATGATAAAGTTATGGAATTCAATCTCGGAGGCACTATTGAGACGACTTTTGGAAAAGTCAAAATGGTGATCGCTATTCATACCAACAGTACACCGGACGGAGCATATGGCGGCTGGCCAGTAGGTTATGTGTTTTTCGTCGGCGACAAAAAAATCTATTTTGCCGGAGATACAGCGTTAACCTATGATATGAAATTGTTGGAAGATCTGCAACTGGACTGGGCTTTCTTACCTATCGGAGGCCATTATACTATGGATGTGGAGGATGCTGTAAAAGCAGCTCAATTTATTAACTGTAAACGTATTGTCGGTATTCATTATAATACATTCCCTCCGATAACGATTGATGTGGAAGAAGCTAAGCGTAAGTTTAGTGACGCAGGATTGCAATTGTCTTTGCCGGGAATAGGAGAGACAATAACACTTTAG
- a CDS encoding YbaB/EbfC family nucleoid-associated protein, translating to MFDKLFEAQQKAQEIKKRLDNISVFGEAEGGVIKVVATANKEIREITIDSVFLDNADKEELEELLIVALNKALVQAENVSQSEMQASAQDMLGGFGGLGNLFNK from the coding sequence ATGTTTGATAAACTTTTCGAAGCCCAACAAAAGGCACAGGAGATTAAAAAGAGACTGGATAATATTTCTGTTTTCGGTGAAGCAGAGGGTGGTGTGATCAAAGTGGTGGCCACGGCAAATAAAGAAATCAGAGAGATCACTATTGATTCTGTTTTTCTGGATAATGCAGACAAGGAAGAGTTGGAGGAACTGTTGATTGTCGCACTAAATAAGGCTCTTGTACAAGCCGAAAATGTCAGTCAGTCCGAAATGCAGGCTTCTGCTCAGGATATGCTGGGTGGTTTTGGCGGATTGGGTAATTTGTTCAATAAATAA
- the folK gene encoding 2-amino-4-hydroxy-6-hydroxymethyldihydropteridine diphosphokinase, producing the protein MNQTYLLLGANLGKPLEQLAEARIQIEHHIGRLTKASGLYESEAWGLEDQPNFINQVIKVETMLSPDDLLKQTQQIETNLGRVRHEKWGARLIDIDILYYNNSCINQENLTIPHPYIQERNFVLAPLAEIAADFEHPVLHKTNLVLFENSKDSLSVNILK; encoded by the coding sequence ATGAACCAGACATATCTGCTATTGGGAGCCAACCTTGGAAAACCTCTTGAACAGCTGGCAGAAGCGCGCATACAGATTGAGCATCACATCGGCAGGCTGACAAAGGCATCCGGCCTGTACGAAAGTGAAGCATGGGGCCTTGAGGATCAGCCGAATTTTATAAATCAGGTAATAAAAGTGGAGACTATGCTTTCTCCGGATGACCTCTTGAAACAAACGCAACAGATCGAAACCAATCTGGGTAGAGTACGTCATGAAAAATGGGGGGCACGCCTGATTGATATCGATATCCTGTATTACAATAACAGTTGTATAAATCAGGAAAACCTGACAATCCCTCACCCCTACATTCAGGAAAGAAACTTTGTACTGGCTCCTTTAGCCGAGATTGCAGCAGATTTTGAACACCCTGTATTGCATAAAACTAATTTAGTATTATTTGAAAACAGCAAAGACTCCTTATCTGTTAACATCCTTAAATAA
- a CDS encoding CDP-alcohol phosphatidyltransferase family protein — MKKYIPNTLTCLNLFSGCVGVLFALKGEFQYTFYCVLFSGICDFFDGMAARALHVKSTIGKELDSLADMISFGFLPGAVIYFLLKEINTEMSLLPYLAFVMTVFSGLRLAKFNVDERQSTDFIGLNTPMNTFYIISLPFIAQIYPEIIMNNVFLLITVAVSSTLLVSELRLFSMKLSSLSWKVNQFKYLFLILSVVLLALLKFLAIPFILLAYIVFSIIHFRTIQQDKG; from the coding sequence ATGAAAAAATACATTCCGAATACGTTGACCTGCCTGAATCTTTTTAGTGGATGTGTAGGTGTCCTGTTTGCTCTTAAGGGAGAATTTCAATATACCTTTTACTGTGTGTTGTTTTCCGGAATATGTGATTTTTTTGATGGTATGGCTGCGAGAGCTTTGCATGTCAAGTCCACTATCGGCAAAGAGTTAGATTCTCTGGCGGACATGATTAGTTTTGGTTTCTTGCCGGGAGCTGTGATCTACTTTTTATTAAAGGAAATCAATACGGAAATGTCTTTGCTGCCTTATCTGGCATTTGTGATGACGGTATTTTCAGGATTAAGATTGGCAAAATTTAATGTGGATGAGCGTCAGTCTACCGATTTTATCGGTCTTAATACACCAATGAATACCTTTTATATTATTTCTTTGCCTTTTATTGCGCAAATCTATCCGGAGATCATTATGAATAATGTATTCCTTTTGATTACAGTGGCGGTATCCAGTACGCTGTTAGTCTCCGAACTGCGGCTTTTCTCCATGAAATTATCTTCTTTAAGCTGGAAAGTTAACCAGTTTAAATATCTGTTTCTGATTCTGAGTGTCGTGTTGCTGGCCTTACTGAAGTTCCTCGCAATCCCTTTTATTCTTTTAGCCTATATTGTATTTTCTATTATTCACTTCCGTACGATACAGCAGGATAAAGGCTAA
- a CDS encoding N-acetylglucosamine kinase, with translation MIIIADGGSTKTNWCLLDDSNKKIYFNTEGYNPYFVDSEYIVNSLKKGLPLDLPFDKISEVNYYGAGVHNQEKAQIVVNAIKQVFPNSKVEVGHDLLAAARALLGTESGFAAILGTGTNSCIYDGEEITKNIDSGAYILGDEGSGSYIGKKLLIDYIRDLMPADVKKVFYETYKLLPDEIMDSVYTKPLANRFCASFSKFVYDNNVNIQYTRKIVEDSFEAFFSNLVSKYPNYQSYTFNCIGSVGYNFRNVLEEKAGHYGMKVGKILRSPIDDLVQFHMNRAAKK, from the coding sequence ATGATTATAATTGCTGACGGAGGATCTACCAAGACAAACTGGTGTTTGTTAGATGATTCCAACAAGAAAATTTACTTTAATACTGAAGGATACAATCCATACTTTGTGGATAGTGAATACATCGTTAATTCATTAAAAAAAGGACTTCCTCTTGACTTACCATTTGATAAAATCTCTGAAGTAAACTATTACGGAGCAGGAGTTCACAATCAGGAGAAAGCACAAATCGTAGTCAATGCGATTAAGCAGGTTTTCCCAAATTCTAAAGTTGAAGTTGGTCACGATCTGCTTGCAGCAGCAAGAGCACTATTAGGTACAGAATCTGGTTTTGCAGCTATTCTAGGTACAGGTACCAACAGCTGTATATATGATGGTGAAGAGATTACAAAAAACATTGACTCAGGTGCCTATATATTAGGAGATGAGGGAAGCGGAAGCTACATCGGTAAAAAATTGCTGATAGATTATATCCGTGATCTTATGCCTGCAGATGTAAAGAAAGTATTTTATGAAACCTATAAGCTGTTACCTGATGAAATCATGGACAGCGTATACACTAAGCCGTTAGCTAACCGTTTCTGCGCAAGTTTCAGCAAATTCGTATATGACAATAATGTCAATATTCAATATACCCGCAAAATTGTAGAGGACTCTTTCGAGGCTTTCTTCAGCAACCTGGTAAGTAAGTATCCAAACTACCAGAGCTATACATTCAATTGTATCGGTTCTGTAGGTTACAATTTCCGCAATGTACTGGAAGAAAAAGCTGGTCACTATGGAATGAAAGTAGGAAAAATCCTTCGTTCGCCAATCGATGATCTGGTACAGTTCCACATGAACCGTGCAGCAAAAAAATAA
- a CDS encoding substrate-binding domain-containing protein produces MELGSYPDPYYLCSMLEYKNELIDELVEKLNLQQISIEPALVQSAQDIASFEDLKLFIERFTHMHTPASNLAEELEEEVDILVHKLKFIPTETRPKVLLLENIDPASPLQSALTTESIRIAGGVPLEIQEYKDADILLIKQDEFLLYGQLPQFIQQEEWSSIPAIKNNKIYIIKKDDFANVPGKDYLLELEILAEIIQPKYFIFGHQGIDWVNFDLG; encoded by the coding sequence ATGGAATTAGGTAGTTATCCTGATCCTTATTACCTTTGCAGCATGCTTGAATATAAAAACGAACTGATTGATGAATTGGTAGAAAAATTAAATCTGCAACAAATCAGCATTGAGCCTGCACTCGTACAATCCGCACAAGATATCGCTTCCTTTGAAGACCTCAAATTGTTCATTGAACGATTTACACATATGCATACGCCCGCCAGTAATCTTGCAGAAGAGCTGGAAGAAGAGGTAGATATATTGGTTCACAAGCTAAAATTTATACCGACAGAGACACGTCCAAAAGTACTATTACTTGAAAATATAGACCCGGCCTCCCCTCTTCAGTCTGCCCTGACAACTGAGAGCATTCGTATTGCAGGTGGAGTACCACTAGAGATTCAGGAATATAAGGATGCTGATATTCTCCTTATCAAGCAGGACGAATTCTTACTATACGGACAATTGCCCCAGTTTATTCAACAGGAAGAATGGAGCAGTATTCCTGCTATTAAGAATAATAAAATATATATTATCAAAAAAGATGATTTCGCAAATGTACCGGGTAAGGATTATTTACTGGAACTGGAAATACTGGCAGAGATCATCCAGCCCAAATATTTTATTTTCGGTCATCAGGGCATTGACTGGGTCAACTTTGATCTCGGATAA
- a CDS encoding Hpt domain-containing protein, which produces MYNLIDPSLISSTMMDNSDIIREFITLYLAQTPLDEEALRIAIRNNNLNEIASKAHHIKPTMEYIGAFALKDRIITIESLAKEQADIDLIKDEFAILERQLQDLYQELQHYLNSLG; this is translated from the coding sequence ATGTATAACCTAATTGATCCAAGTTTAATCTCGTCTACGATGATGGACAACAGTGATATTATACGTGAGTTTATAACACTTTATTTGGCTCAGACCCCACTGGATGAAGAAGCTTTAAGAATTGCAATAAGAAATAACAATCTGAATGAAATAGCAAGTAAGGCACACCATATCAAGCCAACAATGGAATATATAGGAGCATTTGCCTTAAAAGACAGAATCATCACGATAGAATCCTTAGCCAAAGAGCAGGCAGATATAGATCTGATAAAAGATGAATTTGCTATACTGGAAAGGCAATTACAGGATTTATATCAGGAATTGCAACACTATCTCAACTCTCTTGGTTAG
- a CDS encoding M61 family metallopeptidase, translating into MANSSIAFQVSFSEPQAHYADIKMSVSNFNQDYIDVKMPVWTPGSYLIREYAKNLESFRASDRDDKPLAFEKLSKNTWRIFAGKQDIHVYYRVYCFEVSVRTNFVDDTHAFIVPAATFFYIDGHLAHDSEVTLIPYQNWDKISTGLTAVPDKTNTYYAPDFDILFDSPIEVGNQDIWHFEAANIPHEFAMVGGGNYDKERLSQDLKLIIEEETRIWGTNPNNRYVFITHNYCSGGGGLEHLNSTVLGATRNGYNQETIYKNFLSLAAHEYFHLWNVKRLRPKALGPFDYEAENYTTGLWIMEGFTAYYDNHIIRRCGFTSEEEYLQLLAAEFNTVYNRPGYELQSVGMSSFDTWIKQYRPDENSINTSISYYNKGAMLACALDLSIIAHSDGKQSLDDVIRAAYQRFYVEKGRGFEEEEFRKLTKEVTGQEFQEIFEAVYAHEELDYNHYFNLVGYEMLDTLADAQTHSLGIVLSKNDQRVMITHVERGSTGWAGGLSVKDELIAINGVRLDPAGRELEYALNSGDAGDILTILVARDGLMRELQIMIGISNKKSLKISPLPEATAAQKQLALYWLNSR; encoded by the coding sequence ATGGCAAACTCATCCATAGCATTTCAAGTATCCTTTTCTGAACCTCAGGCACATTATGCCGATATCAAAATGTCTGTCTCAAACTTTAATCAGGATTACATTGATGTAAAGATGCCTGTATGGACACCCGGTTCTTATCTGATACGTGAATATGCTAAAAATCTGGAGTCTTTTCGTGCTTCAGATAGAGATGATAAGCCTTTAGCATTTGAGAAACTGTCTAAAAATACCTGGCGGATATTTGCCGGCAAACAGGATATCCATGTATACTACAGGGTCTATTGTTTTGAAGTATCCGTAAGAACAAACTTTGTAGATGATACACATGCATTTATAGTACCTGCAGCTACATTTTTCTATATTGACGGCCACCTGGCTCATGATTCTGAAGTCACATTGATTCCTTATCAGAACTGGGATAAGATTTCTACCGGATTAACGGCTGTCCCTGATAAGACAAATACTTATTATGCGCCGGATTTTGACATTCTGTTTGATAGTCCGATAGAGGTAGGAAATCAGGATATCTGGCACTTTGAAGCAGCTAATATTCCGCACGAATTCGCAATGGTCGGCGGAGGAAATTATGATAAAGAACGCTTATCTCAGGATCTTAAGCTTATCATCGAAGAAGAGACGCGTATCTGGGGGACCAATCCTAATAATCGTTACGTCTTCATTACCCACAATTATTGCTCCGGTGGCGGAGGTCTGGAGCATCTCAACTCTACCGTTTTGGGTGCTACACGTAATGGGTATAATCAGGAAACGATCTATAAAAATTTTCTAAGTCTCGCTGCACACGAATACTTTCACCTGTGGAATGTCAAAAGACTGCGTCCCAAAGCTCTCGGTCCATTTGATTATGAAGCAGAGAATTATACTACCGGTCTCTGGATTATGGAAGGTTTTACGGCTTACTATGATAATCATATCATTCGCAGATGCGGATTTACTTCAGAGGAAGAGTATTTACAACTGCTGGCAGCTGAATTCAATACAGTCTATAATCGTCCGGGCTATGAATTGCAATCCGTAGGCATGTCCAGTTTTGACACCTGGATCAAACAATACCGGCCCGATGAAAACAGTATTAATACCTCCATCTCCTATTATAACAAAGGCGCAATGCTGGCCTGTGCTCTTGATCTCAGTATTATAGCGCACAGCGATGGAAAACAAAGTCTGGATGATGTCATCAGAGCAGCATATCAGCGATTTTATGTAGAAAAAGGAAGAGGTTTTGAAGAAGAGGAATTCAGAAAGCTGACTAAAGAGGTGACCGGTCAGGAATTTCAGGAAATATTCGAAGCCGTATATGCTCATGAAGAACTGGACTACAACCATTATTTCAATCTTGTAGGTTACGAAATGCTGGATACACTGGCAGACGCACAGACCCATAGTCTGGGCATCGTGCTCAGTAAAAACGATCAGCGCGTGATGATCACTCATGTGGAACGTGGCAGCACGGGATGGGCCGGAGGATTAAGCGTAAAGGATGAACTTATCGCTATCAATGGCGTGAGACTCGATCCTGCAGGACGCGAACTCGAATATGCACTCAACTCCGGCGATGCGGGGGATATATTAACTATTTTGGTTGCCCGCGATGGTCTGATGCGGGAATTACAGATTATGATAGGGATCAGTAATAAAAAATCACTTAAAATATCCCCTCTGCCTGAAGCAACAGCAGCACAGAAACAACTGGCTCTGTACTGGCTGAATAGCAGATAA
- a CDS encoding MFS transporter, with protein sequence MKENEIKTNYPALYTLVVVFFFWGFIAAGNSVFIPFCKNYFHLDQFQSQLIDFAFYTAYYIGALLLFIFSTVKGKDLVGHWGYKKSIVYGLLFSALGAGAMIIAVEVNLYVGMLLGLFTVALGFSLQQTAANPFAVLLGDPKTGSSRVNLGGGINSFGTTIGPLVIGFALFGTFETISDSEIANLPLDKVIILYIGVGLLFVLAAALFHFSKKVPAGISDEPMEKASKALTTLIIMTILLFAMFAPVFLSYKSDEAIQLEALREQLKTLTDSSAIDQLKAQIAEISHPLEKTRMMWLAGAFIVVVGGLLYSNLSAKKNAEGWGAMKYPQLVLGMLALFLYVGVEVAIGSNLGELLTLKEFGSLQSSQITPYVSMYWGSMMIGRWAGAISAFKLAKSTKQLLLIIVPFIAFSVIIGVNTLAGFEMSHLYFYAVCIAIQIIAFFLSKEKPVRTLIIFGLFGIGAMLTGLLTSGVVAIYAFLAGGLACSIMWSSIFSLSIVGLGKYTAQGSAFLVMMILGGGVIPPIQGKLADIIGIHNSYILPLFGFVYIVIFAIMVRGFLKKQGINIDEIEAEGGH encoded by the coding sequence ATGAAAGAAAACGAAATTAAAACTAATTACCCTGCCCTTTATACGTTGGTAGTGGTATTCTTTTTCTGGGGTTTCATTGCTGCTGGAAACAGTGTTTTCATTCCTTTTTGTAAAAACTATTTCCATTTAGATCAATTTCAATCTCAGCTCATTGACTTTGCTTTTTACACGGCCTATTACATTGGAGCCTTGTTGTTGTTTATTTTCAGCACCGTAAAAGGAAAAGATCTGGTTGGCCATTGGGGGTACAAGAAAAGTATTGTCTATGGTCTTCTTTTTTCTGCACTCGGTGCAGGGGCGATGATCATTGCGGTGGAAGTCAACTTGTATGTAGGAATGTTACTGGGGCTGTTTACGGTTGCTTTGGGTTTTTCCCTACAACAAACCGCAGCCAACCCGTTTGCTGTCCTGTTGGGCGATCCTAAAACCGGGTCTTCGCGTGTCAATCTTGGAGGAGGAATCAACTCTTTCGGAACTACAATCGGTCCTCTGGTTATTGGATTTGCACTTTTCGGAACATTCGAAACGATCTCTGACAGTGAGATCGCTAACCTTCCCTTAGACAAAGTCATCATCCTATATATAGGTGTAGGCTTATTATTTGTTCTGGCGGCAGCATTATTCCATTTCTCTAAAAAGGTACCTGCAGGTATCAGTGATGAGCCAATGGAAAAAGCAAGCAAGGCATTGACGACGCTCATCATCATGACCATCTTGTTATTTGCTATGTTTGCGCCTGTATTCTTAAGCTACAAAAGCGATGAAGCCATTCAGCTTGAAGCTCTGCGTGAACAACTTAAAACATTGACAGATTCCTCTGCTATCGACCAGTTAAAGGCACAAATCGCTGAAATATCGCATCCTCTTGAAAAAACAAGAATGATGTGGCTGGCTGGTGCATTTATAGTGGTAGTAGGAGGTTTATTATACTCTAATCTGAGTGCTAAGAAAAATGCAGAAGGTTGGGGAGCAATGAAATACCCTCAGTTAGTATTGGGAATGTTAGCCTTATTCTTATATGTAGGTGTAGAAGTTGCAATCGGAAGTAATCTGGGAGAGTTATTGACGCTGAAAGAATTCGGAAGTCTGCAGTCCTCACAAATCACACCTTATGTATCTATGTACTGGGGCAGTATGATGATCGGACGATGGGCAGGAGCAATCAGTGCATTTAAACTGGCAAAATCTACCAAGCAATTATTATTGATTATTGTTCCGTTTATAGCATTCTCTGTGATTATAGGGGTCAATACATTAGCAGGATTTGAGATGTCACATCTTTACTTCTACGCGGTATGTATTGCTATTCAGATCATAGCCTTCTTCCTGAGTAAAGAAAAACCGGTTCGTACCTTGATTATCTTCGGATTATTCGGAATCGGCGCAATGCTGACAGGTCTCCTGACTTCAGGTGTTGTAGCAATCTACGCTTTCCTTGCAGGTGGACTTGCATGTTCTATTATGTGGTCTTCTATTTTCAGTCTATCCATCGTTGGATTAGGCAAATATACAGCTCAGGGATCAGCATTCCTAGTAATGATGATCCTGGGTGGTGGTGTTATCCCTCCTATTCAGGGGAAATTAGCAGACATTATCGGTATCCACAATTCGTATATATTACCACTTTTCGGTTTCGTTTATATTGTCATCTTTGCCATTATGGTAAGAGGATTCTTAAAGAAACAAGGAATCAATATTGATGAAATAGAAGCTGAAGGAGGTCACTAA
- a CDS encoding glutathione peroxidase has product MILMTLMVCMSMITNTPTVYDYSFKDMEGKTVNLSDYKGKKILIVNTASKCGFTKQYKDLQALSEQYGDKVVVIGFPANNFGGQEPGSNEEIQDFCEKNFGVTFTLSEKVEVKGDQIDPLFKFLTNQENPDFKGEIKWNFEKFLIDENGKLIHRYRSAVNPLDKSITAQL; this is encoded by the coding sequence ATGATTTTAATGACTTTAATGGTGTGTATGTCGATGATTACGAATACCCCAACCGTGTATGATTACAGTTTTAAAGATATGGAAGGGAAGACAGTCAATCTTTCGGATTATAAAGGAAAAAAGATTCTGATAGTCAATACGGCTTCCAAGTGCGGGTTTACCAAACAATATAAAGATCTTCAGGCTCTCTCAGAGCAATATGGTGATAAAGTAGTGGTTATAGGTTTCCCTGCAAACAACTTCGGAGGCCAGGAGCCCGGTTCCAATGAAGAAATTCAGGACTTTTGCGAAAAGAATTTCGGTGTGACTTTTACTCTTTCAGAAAAGGTAGAGGTGAAGGGAGATCAGATTGACCCTTTATTTAAATTTCTGACTAATCAGGAGAACCCGGATTTCAAAGGCGAGATTAAGTGGAATTTTGAAAAATTCCTTATTGATGAAAACGGTAAACTGATTCATCGTTACCGTTCAGCAGTGAACCCTCTGGATAAATCCATTACAGCACAATTGTAA
- the rho gene encoding transcription termination factor Rho — protein MDVNELNAKLVSELREIAKAIGIEDADKLRKQELIDRIIQTGDENNAEAASSEPSSIQDDASERPRRRTRTVKTEPVTIRRRSDDDVDTQEHPEKTTEATEETKVAAAPKAAPVKTEAAVVPTDFDNVIVNEGVLEIMPDGYGFLRSSDYNYLTSPDDIYVSQSQIKLFGLKTGDTVRGSIRPPKEGEKYFPLVRVEAINGQNPAEVRDRVPFDYLTPLFPTERLNLNMGANNYSTRIMDLFTPIGKGQRGLIVAQPKTGKTNLLKEVANAIAKNHPEVYLIILLIDERPEEVTDMARSVRAEVVASTFDEPADRHVKIANIVLEKAKRMVECGHDVVILLDSITRLARAYNTVAPASGKILSGGVDANALHKPKRFFGAARNIENGGSLTILATALTETGSKMDEVIFEEFKGTGNMELQLDRKLANKRVFPAIDLTASSTRRDDLLSDKDTLQRVWVLRNHLADMNSNEAMEFLLAQMRGTMSNEEFLISMNG, from the coding sequence ATGGATGTTAATGAATTGAATGCAAAGCTCGTTTCCGAATTGCGCGAGATTGCCAAAGCTATTGGTATAGAAGATGCCGATAAATTAAGAAAGCAGGAACTCATTGATAGAATTATCCAGACCGGAGATGAAAACAATGCCGAAGCTGCCTCTTCAGAGCCTTCTTCTATCCAAGATGATGCATCTGAAAGACCAAGACGCCGTACCCGCACTGTAAAAACAGAGCCTGTGACGATCAGAAGAAGATCTGATGACGATGTTGATACTCAAGAACATCCTGAGAAAACGACAGAAGCAACAGAAGAAACAAAGGTTGCAGCCGCTCCTAAAGCTGCTCCGGTAAAAACAGAAGCTGCTGTTGTACCTACAGATTTTGATAATGTGATCGTAAATGAAGGTGTACTTGAAATTATGCCTGACGGATACGGTTTCTTACGCTCCTCTGATTATAACTACTTAACTTCTCCAGACGATATATATGTTTCCCAATCTCAGATCAAACTTTTTGGTTTGAAAACGGGTGATACTGTCCGGGGTAGTATACGTCCTCCGAAAGAAGGTGAAAAATATTTCCCGTTAGTACGGGTGGAGGCTATCAACGGCCAGAACCCTGCTGAAGTGCGGGACCGTGTGCCGTTTGATTACCTGACTCCATTGTTTCCGACCGAACGTTTGAACCTGAATATGGGCGCGAATAATTATTCAACCCGTATTATGGATCTGTTTACACCGATTGGTAAAGGTCAACGCGGACTTATTGTCGCTCAGCCTAAAACAGGTAAAACAAACTTATTGAAAGAAGTAGCAAATGCAATTGCCAAAAATCACCCTGAAGTATACCTTATTATTCTTTTGATTGATGAGCGTCCGGAAGAGGTGACAGATATGGCAAGAAGTGTACGTGCAGAAGTGGTTGCTTCTACATTTGATGAGCCGGCTGACCGTCACGTTAAGATTGCAAATATTGTATTGGAAAAGGCTAAACGTATGGTCGAGTGCGGACATGATGTGGTAATCCTGCTGGATTCAATCACCCGTCTGGCGCGTGCTTATAATACTGTAGCTCCTGCATCGGGTAAGATTTTGTCCGGTGGTGTGGATGCAAATGCTTTACACAAACCAAAACGTTTCTTTGGTGCTGCCCGTAATATTGAAAACGGTGGTTCATTGACGATTCTGGCAACAGCACTTACTGAAACCGGATCTAAAATGGATGAAGTTATCTTTGAAGAATTTAAAGGTACGGGTAACATGGAATTACAATTGGATCGCAAATTGGCCAACAAACGTGTCTTCCCTGCTATTGACCTTACAGCGTCGAGCACACGTCGTGACGATCTGTTGTCTGATAAAGATACTTTACAGCGTGTCTGGGTGTTACGTAATCACCTTGCGGACATGAACTCCAATGAAGCAATGGAATTCCTGCTTGCTCAGATGAGAGGTACGATGTCCAATGAAGAGTTTTTGATCAGTATGAATGGGTAA